The Anaerotignum propionicum DSM 1682 sequence GTAGTACCCGACGGGAACCGTACCCGTTATCCAGATGGGCTGTATTTTTGTACAGTGAGCGAGTGGACGAATTATCGTCAATTTGGGTGGTATCGCAGGATTTTCTAAGTCTTGTCCCATGTATTATGGGATAGGACTTTTTTTATTAGGAAAATTCCTCGCCTTAAGGGTTACATAGTTTAGATTAGACGAGATTAGATTGAAATTAGACATGAAGAGGGAGTGTATGAGTATGAAAAAATTTTTAGCATTTACAATGGCAACGATAATGAGTTTGGTGGCACTTTCTGGTTGCGGAAGCAGTAGTCCTCAACCCGGTAAAGATAGTGCAAGTGGAAATGTCCCTGTCATTGGTATTTCTCAGTATGGTCAGCATGCATCATTAGATAACTGTAGAGAGGGATTTTTGCAAGGTCTTGAGGAGAGTGGTTTGGTAGAAGGCAAAGATTTTACTGTCGACTATCAGAATGCCGGCTTTGATGATAACATTACAACACAAATTGCGCAGAATTTTTCGGCAAATAATGTGGCTTTGATGTGTGCAATTGCAACACCTTCAGCAACTGCCTGTTTTGCAGCAGCAGAGGATAAAAATATTCCTGTTATATTTACAGCAATTACAGACCCTGTAAAGGCGAAATTAGATAAAGGTAACATTACCGGAACAAGCGATAAACTTCCTATTGAGGCACAGCTTGAACTGATTCGTACACTACAACCTGATGCAAAAACAATTGGCATTCTTTATACAACAAGCGAGCCAAACTCCGTATCTGCAATTGCAGAGTATCAGGAAAAAGGCCCTTCCTATGGATTTACTATTGAAACCATTGGTGTTACTCAGCAGGCAGAGGTTTTACAGGCCGCTGACAATATGATTGCCAAGGGTGTGGATTGTATTTCAAATTTGACAGATAATAATGTGGTAGGTGTATTGCCTTCTATTTTAGAAAAAACAAACGAAGCAGGTATTCCTGTTTATGGTAGCGAAATTGAGCAGGTAAAGATTGGTTGTGTAGCTTCCGCCGGAATTGATTATGTTTTGTTAGGAAAACAGACGGGTGCAATGGCAGCAAAAATTTTAAAAGGTGAAGCCAAAGCTGAGGAATTGCCTTATGAAACAATCACAAGCTTCGACACTTATATTAACTCTAAGGCTTTGGCAGATATGGGTATGAAAATCCCCGCTGACATTGCAGAAAAGGCAATTGAAGCTGCAAATTAACCCGTAACTTTGATGGGTCAAGGTGATAGAAAGAGGTTTATAAAATGGTTTTTGTTGATTTGTTGATTAGTACACTGACACAGGGATTTATTTATGCATTGTTATCCTATGGTGTTTTTATTACCTATAAAATATTGGATTTTCCTGACTTAACTGTGGATGGCAGCTTCCCTTTGGGAGCGGCTATCACAGGAGTGCTCTTGATTCATGGAGTGAATCCTTTTTTGGTACTTTTAATCTCTGCGGCTATTGGAGCGCTAGCAGGTTTTATAACAGGATATATCCACGTTAGATTGGGTGTTAGAGATTTGCTTGCGGGGATTATAACAATGACAGCCTTATTCTCCATTAATTTGCAAATTGCCGGTTCAAATCTTGCAGTTGGTCGGGATATTGACACGATTTTCAATGCAGCTCCTATTATGGCAATGCTAGGTTCAATGCCCTTAATGATGCGAAAATTTATTGTTTCTTTGATTTTAGCTCTAGTTGTAAAGCTTCTTTTGGATTTATATCTAAAGACAAAGAGCGGATTGCTTTTGCGGGCAGTGGGAGATAACAGTACTTTGGTTACGACTTTGGCAAAGGATAAAGGCACAACAAAAATTTTAGGACTTGTAATAGCAAATGCACTGGTCGCCCTTTGTGGTAGTGTAGTTTGTCAAGAACAAAGATCATTTTCCAGCACAATGGGAACGGGGCAGGTTGTATTCGGCTTGGCGACCGTTATTATTGGTACCACTTTGTTCCGTCGTTTTGGTTTTGTGAAGGGAACAACAGCAGTTCTGACAGGTAGTATTTTTTACAAAATTTGCATTCAGGTTGCTATAAGCTTGGGGCTTCCTGCAAACCTTTTAAAATTGGCTATGGCTGTGCTGTTCTTAGTTATTCTGGTTTTGGGCGACAGAAAGAAAGGCGGTGCAGAACATGCTTGAGTTGAAAAATATCACAAAAATTTATAACCCGGGTCAAGTTACAGAAATGTGCTTATTTGATAAGTTTAACCTTACTGTGGGTGATGGGCAGTTTGTTTCTATTGTGGGTAGTAATGGCAGTGGAAAAACCTCTATGCTGAATATTATTTGTGGCAGTATCCCCATTGAGGGTGGGGAAGTACTGGTTGGTGGAAAAGATATTGCAAAGATGAAGGATTTTCAGCGCTATCGCTCCATTGGCCGTGTGTATCAGAACCCATCTATGGGCACTTGCCCGAACTTAACCATGCTGGAGAATATGTCTTTGGCGGATAATAAAGGGAAAACATTTGGACTGTCTTTTGGAATCAATAAAGCAAGAGAGAATTTTTATAAAGAACAGCTCTCTATTTTAGGCCTTGGTTTGGAGAATAAAATGGATGTGAAGGTTGGAGCGCTCTCCGGTGGACAACGACAAGCCGCCGCTCTGATTATGTCAACATTAACCCCCATAGAGTTTTTAATTTTGGATGAGCATACAGCTGCATTAGATCCAAAAACGGCAGAAATCATTATGGATTTAACGGCGAAGGTAGTGAAAGAAAAAAATTTGACTGCTATGATGGTTACTCATAACTTAAGATACGCCGTTGAGTATGGAAATCGCCTGGTTATGATGGATAAGGGCGGTATGGTTATGGATTTGATGGAGGAAGAAAAGAGTAAGTTAAAAGTGCAGGACATTTTGGATGTATTTACTTCAATCAGTATTGAGTGCGGCAATTAAGCCGTACTTTTCTTTTGATGAAAGAGCTGAATTGCTAATAAAAAAAGCAATTTCTTAAACTTAAATTTATGTTGGGGGGCAATAAGACTTTTGAGGACAAAATTCTTAAATCAGAAATTGCGGTAATTATTCCTCACTTTTTCTGCCTTATCAGATTTAATCTCTAAAAAATAGAGAATAGATCATAAGTATAAAAAAATGACAACCACTTTTCATGGTTGTCAAAATGAATATAAGCTTACAAAGCAAATCCTTGGAACTATAAAAGCCAAGTAAATCATTATTTCTTAAAAAATCCCTATAAGTGACTTTTTCGCTTTCCCGCCTCTTTTTCAAGATATTCCTGCGCCATACTATCCAAGGTTGTATTATCCACCACCTCATCCAGGGCATCCTTCATTCGTCTCCACAAAGAAAGGGAAACACAGTTATCTGAATTTGGGCAGGTAGGAGAATCAACGCAAGCCACAGGAGAAAGGGAGCCCTCTAAAACTTGTAAAATCTCGCCTACTGAAATGTCTTTGGGGCTTCTTGAAAGGGTATATCCCCCTTGTGCACCTCGAAAGCTTTTTACCAAATCCGCCTTCGTCAGGGGATTGATGATTTGTTCCAAATATTTTTCAGAAATTTCTTGTTCCTTTGCAATGTTTTTTAAAGAAAGTGTTCCTTTTTCGTAATTAATTGCCAAAGAGAGCATTAAACGAATTCCGTAACGCCCTTTGGTTGAAATTTTCATGAATACACCTCTATTCTTCTTCCCAACCTTTGCAGATATCAACCCAGTTCACACATTTTCCGTACTGAAATAATTCATCACAGGTAAATTCAATGGCGGAGTTACTGCTGCCGGCGGCGGGAAAAACTGTTTCAAAACGTTTCATTGAGATATCTGCATAGGCCTTAGTCCCTTCAGGCAGAGCAAAAGGGCAAACGCCACCTACAGCATGTCCAGTGGCTTCTAAGGTTTCTTCGGGTGATAACATTTTGGCCTTTAATCCGAAGCTATCCTTAAATTTTCTATTATCAATTTTGGCATCGCCTGCAACAGCAACGACGATAGGGCCATCTTTTGACATTAAACATAGTGTTTTAGATATACGCGCGGGGATTACTCCAGCTGCCTGCGCCGCCAAATCAACGGTGGCACTGGAAGTTTCAAATACCAAAATTTCTTTAGGGCAGTTCAGTTCTTGTAAGTATGCCCGAACTTTTTCAATTGACATGATAGGTCCAGCTCCTTTTTAAGGAAATTATAAATTTTTACATTTTTTAAATCATAGCAGAAAAAAGGGGATTGTGCAAGGCAACAGAAGGAATAAAGCCCTTGTTGATAAATAAAATGCAGTAAATCAGTCTAAATTGAATAAAATACTTGAAAAGTTTTCTCTAGAGTAAAGTATATAGTTTTTCAGTGCAACCATCAAATATATTGGTTTTCGTAGAACAAATTTTTAAAAAAAGAATACCATTTAACTTTATTTCGGAAATAAAGTTTTTTAACAAAGAGAGCGCTGGTTTAAACTGAAGTAATATGGGCAGAAATTGGATTAGTAAAGAGTGAAATTACTTAGACATGTTTCTTTAATGCCAATGGCGTATGATATAATTTTCCAAAGGTAAAAATAGTCTAATTGAAATATTTCTTTTTCTAAAGTTTTGAAAAGAAGTCACTGGTTTTCTCCCTTGCCTTGACGAGTTATAAGCAAAATGCTATACTCAAAATCGAGTTATTCCTATTAGTTACTGAGGAGAAAACTGTAACGAAACGAGGAGAAAATATGATACGTAATATTTTAGAATATTTAGAAGCAACAGCCACAAAATTTCCTGAAAAAATAGCCTTTACGGGTAAAGAGGAAGCCCTTACCTTTCAGGAACTTTTGATTCTAAGCAAAAGAATCGGAACTTTTCTATTAAGATATGGAAAAAGGAATGCACCGGTGGCGGTTATGATGGAAAAAACACCAAAATCAGTAGCGGCCTTTTTAGGCTGTGTTTTCAGTGGGAATTTTTATACCCCTATAGATTCCACAATGCCTAAGGAACGTATTTTATCTATTTTTCAAACATTACAGCCCCAGGTGCTTTTGATTGATGAAAAAAGCAAAAAGGCTGCAGAGTATTTAGAATATGCAGGCGAAACAGTGGTGTTTGAAGAAATAGCTACTACAGAGGTGGCGGAAGAAGCATTGGCTAAGATTCGAAAATCTGCCATAGATGCTGATCCCCTTTATGCTTTGTTTACCTCCGGCTCAACAGGGGTACCCAAAGGCGTTATTATTACCCATCATTCCGTTATCAACCTGACAGAATGGTATACGGAGACCTTTGATATTACCGAGAAAGAAACCATTGGAAATCAAGCACCCTTTTATTTTGATTCTTCTGTAAAAGATATTTATGCTGTTTTAAAAACAGGGGCGACTATGGAAATCATTCCGAAGCAGCTATTTTCTTTTCCCATAAAGCTGATGGAGTATTTGGAGGAAAAGAAAATAAATTATGTGGATTGGGTACCCTCTGCTTTTTGCATAGTGGCAAATACGGGAACGTTGGAAAAAATTGCGCCTCAGTGCTTGAAAAAAATTGCTTTTTGCGGTGAAATTATGCCTACAAAGCAGTATAATATGTGGAGGAAAAAATATCCCCAAGCAGTATTTGCCAATATCTATGGTCCTACGGAGGCAACGGTGGATTGTACCTATTATATTGTTGATAGAGAATTTGCCGATGACGAACCTTTGCCCATAGGATATCCTTGCAGAAATACAGATATCTTTATTCTAAACGGAGACCGTTTGGCTAAGGAAGGGGAAACAGGAGAGCTTTGTATCCGTGGCAGATGTCTTGCGCCAGGGTATTATAACAACCCCGAAAAAACCGAGGAGGCATTTATCCAAAATCCCCTAAACCTTCACTACCCGGAAAAAATATATAAAACCGGGGATATAGCAAAGTATAATGAATATGGCGAGATTATTTTTTTGGCAAGAAAAGACCATCAAATAAAGCATATGGGTCACCGCATCGAGTTGGGCGAGATTGAAGCGGCAGTAAATTCCATTGATTTAGTGAAAAACGGTGCCTGCATATATGATAGTGAAACCCAAAAAATCATATTATTTTATTGCGGTAGTGAGGCAACACAAAGCTATATTTTAAAAAAGCTAAAGGATAAGGTGCCTAAGTATATGTTTCCCAATGTGATGCTCCAGTTAGAGGAGATGCCACATACTTTAAACGGAAAAATAGACAGGCTGCGCCTAAAGGAGTATTATGATAGAAAAAATGATTGATGGCTGGGCTTTTTGGCAGGAAATTGCCAAGAGACTTTCAAAGGGACAGAGAACAAACTTCTTCTTTTCTGAGGAAGAGGTGCTTCTGTTGGTGCAACAAGAAAAATTCAGTCGTTTTGATTTTGCTGACAGTGCTTATTTTTTTCTAAAAGAAGATCAATTTTACCGCCTTTTTTATTTTTTAGATAAGGAAAATAGTCCTGAGGTATTGCCTGCTTTTGCTGAACCGATTATACTGGAAGAAGTGCTTTTGGCAAATAAGGAACGGCTTCCCTCTCAGGATGATTGGGAAAAAGTGGGTTTTCAGGCATATTTAGAACGTAAACGGATGTATATCATGTCCAAAAACGTTATAATGGAAGAAAGGAAGATAACCTTTGCTAGGGAAAATTTGCTGGAGGATATTTTTCAGCTGATGCTTGAAAGTTTTGAGCCTTTTTCCTCTGCATTGCCCACAAAGGAGGCACTCCTTGCAGATATTTTAAATCAGAGAGTATTGGTTTCATTGCAAAACCAAAAGCTACTGGGTTTTTTGCATTTTGGAGAGATGAAGCAGGGGAGTATGCTCTGGCATATTGCGGTGAAGCCCGAAGCAAGGGGCTTGGGGGTTGGAGAAGGGCTTGTGCGGGACTGGTTATTTGTGCAGAAAGATATTGCCAAGAAGTTTTTCCTATGGGTAAGAACGGACAACCTTTCCGCTTTACGAATGTATGATAAGTTCGGGTTTTTGCCTGATGGCAGGTTAGCACCCGTAATGATAAAAACCACATAAGAGAGGATAATGCAGAGATGGAAACACTTTTGAAAATTTTAGCTGAATTAAGACCGGACGTTGATTTTGAGGGAAATAAGGAATTGGTGGACAGCGGTGAGTTGGATTCCTTTGACATCGTTTCTTTGGTTGGTGAATTATGTGAAGCTTATGAAATTGAGATAGGCGCTGAGGACATTGTTCCTGAAAATTTCAATTCTGTTGAAGCAATTATGGCTTTGGTGGAAAGATTGCAGGAAGATTGATTTTAAGGAGATTGGGTTATGGCTTTTACTTCGGTACAATTTGTGGTTTTCCTGGTTTTGGCGGCCACGTTATATTTCCTAACCCCGAAGCGTTACCGTTGGGTAACGCTTTTGATTGTTAATTATGTTTTTTATTTTTTTGCAGGGGCAGGATACTTTCTTTATTTGCTGGCAACAACAATAACAATATTTCTCGGAGGACTTAAGCTGGGCAATATGTCCGCTAAAAATAAGGCGGATTTTGCGGCAATAAAGGGAACATTAGATAAAGAACAAAAAAAAGCATGGAAAGCCAATTTTATAAAAAGGAAACGGGCTGTTTTAATTCCAACCATGCTTTTTAACCTTGGTATTTTGGCAGTATTAAAATATTCAGGTTTTGTTGGCGGTAATTTAAATGCTTTGTTTGGGCGCTTTTCCATTAATTTGGAAATGCCTGTCTACAGCTTTTTATTGCCTTTGGGAATTTCTTTTTATACCTTTCAATCAGTAGGGTATTTGATTGATGTTTATCGGGAAAAATATGAACCAGAGCGTAATTTAGCACAGTTTGCTTTGTTTATATCCTTTTTCCCCCAGATTGTGCAAGGACCCATTGGCAGATATAATGATCTGGCGGAACAGCTTTATCGACCCAACAGCTTTTCTTATGAAAGGGTAAAGTTTGGCGTGCAGTTGATGCTATGGGGTGCTTTTAAAAAGCTTGTGATTGCAGATCGGGCAAAGGTGATTGTGGATACGGTTTTTGGATATCCGGAAACCTTTGGTGGTACTTATGTTGCGGTAGCGGCTTTGGTTTACTGCATTCAGCTTTATGGAGATTTCTCCGGCGGTATTGATATTGCCACGGGGGCTGCTCAGGTATTGGGTATTCAATTAGAAAAGAACTTTGAGAGGCCTTATTTGGCAACCAGTATTCCTGATTTTTGGCGTAGATGGCACATTACCTTGGGTGCATGGTTTCGAGATTATGTTTTTTATCCCCTTTCTTTATCAAAATTTTTTACAAAGGTGGGAAAAAAGGGACGTCAGCTTTTTGGAAATTATATTGGTAAATTATTACCTGTTTTGATTCCCCAGTTTATCATTTTCTTCCTCATTGGTATTTGGCATGGGGCAGAATGGAAATATATTGCCTTTGGTTTTTACAATGGCACACTGATCGTTTTAGGAATTTTGTTTGATCAGCCATTGAAAAAATTGATACAAAAATTTGAAATTCGAACGGAGTGCTTTAGCTGGCATTTATTTCGAGTTTTGAAAACATTAGTACTCGTTGCTTTAGGTAAAATTATTACCAGAGCACCCGGCGTTGGAGCCTCTGTTTATATGATGCATTCCATGTTACGAAATTGGAATAGTGATATTTTAATCAATGGCGGATTATTAAAACTAGGGCTGGATATCCAAGATTTGTGGCTTTTGTTTTTGTCGTCCTTGGTGTTTTTGACTGTCAGCTTACTTCAGGAATCAGGAGTACAAATTCGCCAAGCATTATCTAAGCAGAATATATTGTTCCGCTGGTTCATTTATTTGGCGGCAATTTTCTCGTTAATTATGTTTGGCGTATATGGCTTGAATTATAACGCCTCCGACTTTATTTATAGGGGGTTTTAAAATGAAAGGATGTTTCAGAATCGTGACAAGGTGTATTGCCTTTTTTATCGTTTTTTCAATCATATTTTCCAATACCTCTGATTATTTACGGCGCCCAGATGATGAATCCGATGAAATCCATGCTTTTTACAATGAACCAAAGGATTCCATTGATGTACTCTTTATGGGGAGCAGTCCCATTTTGCGAGGGGTATCCCCAATGGTAATGTGGGATCAGGAGGGGTTTACCAGTTATGTTCGGGCATCAGCACTACAGGCACCCTCTGTTACCTACGGTCTTATGGGGGAATCCTTGGAGTATCAAAAGCCTGAACTGGTAGTGCTTTTATGTGATAACATTTTCCTTGATTTTGACTATGTTGAGAGGGAAGGTGATTTGAGAAGGGCTTTGGATGGTATGAAAATATCTAAGTATAAATTTGAAATTGTGAATGAGATTACTTCTGCGGATGACAGGCAAACACTACTCTCCTATATGTTTCCACTGTTTCGGTATCATGAACGTTGGAAAGAAGTAGATTGGGCTGAGGCAGAGCCAGCCCCCCTTATGGAACATTCTTTTAAAAAAGGAAATGTTTTTCTAAGAGGTGGTGAACCCTTGGAGTATCCGGAAAATTTCATGATGCCTTCTGATGAGGCTTCTCCTGCATTTAATGAAAGTGCGAAAAGCTATATTGAGAAGACCATACAACTTTGCAAGGAAAAAGATATACCTGTATTGATGCTTCATATGCCCAAAATGTTATGGAGCTATGAACAAAGCTCAGCAATGGAGGATTTTGCAAAGGAAATGGGAGTGGATTATTTGGACTGTGACCGACAGGAAGTTCGGGACATGTTGAATTTAGATCCAGCCGTGGATTATTATGATCAAGGACATATGAATTTAGGTGGTTCTATCAAATTTTCTCAATGGTTTGGAGCATATCTTGACAACACCTATGACTTGCCTGACCATAGAAATGAGGAAGCATATAAAAGCTGGAAGGAAGACTACAAAGCTTACGCAGACAAAACAAAATAGCGAACACTTTTTCCTGAGCAACAATCGATGAAATGACAATTTTTCTGCGAAGATACACTATTTTAGAATATTTACTGAGAAATAAATTGTAGAAAAAATTGAAAACCTGTTTTGCCCTATGGCTTTACAGGTTTTTTGTTTAGCATGAAAAATGATTTTCAGCATAGAATCAACTTCTGATGAATAGTTTTGTAGTAAGACTAGATGAGTGAGGATAGCCATGGAAAATGATAAGTACCCATATGTAAACTTACCACTGCCCTATGCATATGATGCTTTGGAGCCTTTTATTGATGCACAAACTATGGAAATACACCATGACAAGTATTTGCAAAACTATATTAATAATCTAAATAATACGATTAAAGATTATCCTGAGTTACAGCAGTTAACCCTAGAGGAATTGATCAGAAATGCTGTTTATTTATTGGATCCTTTACGGATACCCATACAGAATAACGGTGGGGGAGTATATAATCATCGTATTTATTTTAATGGATTGCAGCCACCAACAGGAGTGCGCCCTCAGGGCAGACTGATTGACATGATTGAGGCGCAATTTGGAAGCTTGGACAATTTTTTAATTGTTTTTAAGACAGAGGCTTTGAAAATATTTGGTTCTGGCTATACTTGGCTGGTTTTTGACAATGGAAAATTAAGAATTATTACAATGCCCAATCAAAACAGCCCTCTTTTATTAAACTATTGTCCCATTATTGCTTTGGATGTTTGGGAACATGCATATTTTTTAAAGCACTATTATATGAGAGGTGCTTATATTGATGATTGGATGCAGGTTATTAACTGGGATGTAGCCAATCAAAATTATATGGAGTGCCTTAGCAATTTCAACAAAGAGGATGTCATTACTGATGTAAATGAGTAAAGAAAAACTTTATTAAAAAATTAAAGGGACATAAGGCAAAAGGCCTTGTGTCCCTTTAAAATTGTAAAGGTAAGATACAATTCTAGTTAGTTATACAACTTTAATATTCCATTTCTGCATCCAATAATTAATTTGAACCACATAAGCCAGCATTTGCGGTCCTGCCATGAGCTGACCGTACCAAGGCTTTCCGTAATCGGATGGGCTTTTTAGGAAGGTTTCCACTTTTTTTCGGTCTAAAAACTGTAGCACGGGAGAAGAAGAATCCTCCATAATTTCCGTAACCATAGAAGCCAGCAAGGTTTCATAATTTTTGTCATAAATTTTGGGGTAAGGGGACTTTCTCCGGAATAAAACATCGTCGGGAATTAACCCGATGCCGCATTCTCTTAATAATGATTTTACCACATCATTTCTTGTTTTCATTTCCCATGGTACATTCCACACATATTCAATAAGCCTATGGTCTGCAAAAGGAACCCTTGCTTCTAATCCGCTGTACATACTGGTTCGATCCATACGGTCTAATAGGGTTTGCATAAACCATTTCTGATTTAGGTATGCAATTTCTCTTCTGCGGGCTTCTTGGGGAGTATCCTCTGCTAATTTGGGTGTCTCGCTGACGGATTTTGCATATGTCTTTGCTACATAATCATCCATATCAAGATATTCAATGAAATCGTCCTTTAACAAAACCTTTCTTGCTTCTAAATCCATTGTCCAGGGGAAGGTGTTTGCTTCAAAGCATTCTTTTTTATGGAACCAAGGATAACCGCCAAAAATTTCGTCAGCACATTCTCCTGTTAATGCTACTTTATTATACTGCTTTACTTTGGAACAAAAATATAAAATGGAGGAATCAATATCTGCCATGGCCGGTAAATCTCTGGCATCCACAGAATCCTTCAAGCAATTGGTTTGATCTTGAATACTGCATTCCAAGTAGCGATGGTTGCTATTTAGGTGCTTCACCATAATATCCACGAAAGGCCTATCTTGAGAAGGCTGAAAGGAGGAAGCTTTAAAATATTTCTCATTTCCTACAAAATCAAAAGAAAAAGTGTTTAACTGCTCTCCTTTTTTGGCTAGCTCTGCAGCACAGACAGCGGAAACCAAACTGCTATCTACACCGCCGGACAAAAAGGTACAGATAGGTACATGGGATACCATTTGCCGTTTGATGGAATCAATGAGCAATTCCTTTGTTTTTTCTACGGTTGTTGCATAATCATCTTCATGGACGTGGCTTTCCAGCTTCCAATAACAATTTGAATGAACTCCTGAAGGGGAGAACATCATGTAATAACCCGGTAGGAGCTCGTCAATTCCTTTAAACACGCCTTTGCCATAGGTTTTTGCCGGTCCAATGCTGAAAACCTCGTTAAGTCCTTCTTTATCTACCTTGGGCTCAATGCCTGGATAGGCAAAAATACCCTTGATTTCAGATGAGAACACAACTTCATGATCAAAAATGGAATAAAAGAGAGGTTTTATGCCGGATCGATCACGATAAAGCAGCATCATATTTTTTATGGGGTCGTAGATGGCAAAGGCAAAAATGCCGTTCAGTTGTTTTACAAAATCCGCTCCATACTCCATATAACTCACTAATATAACCTCTGTATCCGAATCAGTATCAAACGTCCAACCCTTTGACAAAAGGTTTTCCCGTAACTCGTCGGTATTATAAAGTTCACCATTGTAAACAATGGCCCAAGTTTCACCGCTCATGGTTCTTGTAATCGGCTGATGTCCGGTTTTTAAGTCAATGATAGAAAGCCTTGCATGAGCAAAGCCGGCATTTGAAGTTAAAAAAGCTCCACAGTCATCAGGGCCTCTATGACGTTGAACGGTATACATGTCTTCTAAAATTTTTGAGTAATAGGCTTTTTGTTCCAGATAATCTTTTTTGGGATTGAAAAATCCGGCAATGCCGCACATAGTATACGCCTCCTAATTGCTAAATTAAAATACAAGCTAAAATAAAGGTAAAGAGAAAACCAATTCCTACTGGTAGTAGGTTTTTTCTAGCCAATTCTATTGGGTTAACATTACAAATGGCTGCGGCGGGAATTAATCCCCAAGGAACAATGGTGCCACCGCCTACAAAAATTGCTGAAATCTGACCTAAAGTTGCCAAAATGGGAACGGAGCAATGAACTGCTGTTCCAAAAGTGTTTGCTAAAACACCAACCAGAGGAAGGCCGGAGAAACCGGAGCCATCAAGACCTGTTAAACCGCCGATGACCATTTGAATAAATACAACGACATATTTATTTAATGGGGTTATGCCAGCTAACCAGATTGCCCAGTCGTTTAAAATACCACTTTGATATTGTTCCCCTAAAATATAGGTAATACCATCACCGCCCAAGAAGAAAAAGCCGCCGATGATGATAACGGGAGCAAAAATTTTAATGGCAAACAAAAATCCATCTTTAATATAGTACGTAACTTTTTCTAGGCTTTTTTGTTTAAAACCGATGATAGAAGAAATAATCATAACCAGC is a genomic window containing:
- a CDS encoding ABC transporter substrate-binding protein yields the protein MKKFLAFTMATIMSLVALSGCGSSSPQPGKDSASGNVPVIGISQYGQHASLDNCREGFLQGLEESGLVEGKDFTVDYQNAGFDDNITTQIAQNFSANNVALMCAIATPSATACFAAAEDKNIPVIFTAITDPVKAKLDKGNITGTSDKLPIEAQLELIRTLQPDAKTIGILYTTSEPNSVSAIAEYQEKGPSYGFTIETIGVTQQAEVLQAADNMIAKGVDCISNLTDNNVVGVLPSILEKTNEAGIPVYGSEIEQVKIGCVASAGIDYVLLGKQTGAMAAKILKGEAKAEELPYETITSFDTYINSKALADMGMKIPADIAEKAIEAAN
- a CDS encoding ABC transporter permease, which translates into the protein MVFVDLLISTLTQGFIYALLSYGVFITYKILDFPDLTVDGSFPLGAAITGVLLIHGVNPFLVLLISAAIGALAGFITGYIHVRLGVRDLLAGIITMTALFSINLQIAGSNLAVGRDIDTIFNAAPIMAMLGSMPLMMRKFIVSLILALVVKLLLDLYLKTKSGLLLRAVGDNSTLVTTLAKDKGTTKILGLVIANALVALCGSVVCQEQRSFSSTMGTGQVVFGLATVIIGTTLFRRFGFVKGTTAVLTGSIFYKICIQVAISLGLPANLLKLAMAVLFLVILVLGDRKKGGAEHA
- a CDS encoding ABC transporter ATP-binding protein, whose protein sequence is MLELKNITKIYNPGQVTEMCLFDKFNLTVGDGQFVSIVGSNGSGKTSMLNIICGSIPIEGGEVLVGGKDIAKMKDFQRYRSIGRVYQNPSMGTCPNLTMLENMSLADNKGKTFGLSFGINKARENFYKEQLSILGLGLENKMDVKVGALSGGQRQAAALIMSTLTPIEFLILDEHTAALDPKTAEIIMDLTAKVVKEKNLTAMMVTHNLRYAVEYGNRLVMMDKGGMVMDLMEEEKSKLKVQDILDVFTSISIECGN
- a CDS encoding RrF2 family transcriptional regulator → MKISTKGRYGIRLMLSLAINYEKGTLSLKNIAKEQEISEKYLEQIINPLTKADLVKSFRGAQGGYTLSRSPKDISVGEILQVLEGSLSPVACVDSPTCPNSDNCVSLSLWRRMKDALDEVVDNTTLDSMAQEYLEKEAGKRKSHL
- a CDS encoding YbaK/EbsC family protein, whose amino-acid sequence is MSIEKVRAYLQELNCPKEILVFETSSATVDLAAQAAGVIPARISKTLCLMSKDGPIVVAVAGDAKIDNRKFKDSFGLKAKMLSPEETLEATGHAVGGVCPFALPEGTKAYADISMKRFETVFPAAGSSNSAIEFTCDELFQYGKCVNWVDICKGWEEE
- a CDS encoding amino acid adenylation domain-containing protein, with the translated sequence MIRNILEYLEATATKFPEKIAFTGKEEALTFQELLILSKRIGTFLLRYGKRNAPVAVMMEKTPKSVAAFLGCVFSGNFYTPIDSTMPKERILSIFQTLQPQVLLIDEKSKKAAEYLEYAGETVVFEEIATTEVAEEALAKIRKSAIDADPLYALFTSGSTGVPKGVIITHHSVINLTEWYTETFDITEKETIGNQAPFYFDSSVKDIYAVLKTGATMEIIPKQLFSFPIKLMEYLEEKKINYVDWVPSAFCIVANTGTLEKIAPQCLKKIAFCGEIMPTKQYNMWRKKYPQAVFANIYGPTEATVDCTYYIVDREFADDEPLPIGYPCRNTDIFILNGDRLAKEGETGELCIRGRCLAPGYYNNPEKTEEAFIQNPLNLHYPEKIYKTGDIAKYNEYGEIIFLARKDHQIKHMGHRIELGEIEAAVNSIDLVKNGACIYDSETQKIILFYCGSEATQSYILKKLKDKVPKYMFPNVMLQLEEMPHTLNGKIDRLRLKEYYDRKND
- a CDS encoding GNAT family N-acetyltransferase, with amino-acid sequence MIEKMIDGWAFWQEIAKRLSKGQRTNFFFSEEEVLLLVQQEKFSRFDFADSAYFFLKEDQFYRLFYFLDKENSPEVLPAFAEPIILEEVLLANKERLPSQDDWEKVGFQAYLERKRMYIMSKNVIMEERKITFARENLLEDIFQLMLESFEPFSSALPTKEALLADILNQRVLVSLQNQKLLGFLHFGEMKQGSMLWHIAVKPEARGLGVGEGLVRDWLFVQKDIAKKFFLWVRTDNLSALRMYDKFGFLPDGRLAPVMIKTT
- a CDS encoding acyl carrier protein — its product is METLLKILAELRPDVDFEGNKELVDSGELDSFDIVSLVGELCEAYEIEIGAEDIVPENFNSVEAIMALVERLQED